GAAAGCGATTGAAGCCGACGAGATCGCGTGCTTCGTAGAAGCCGATCAAATTGCGCACCCAGCCGAGCAGCGAAATGTCGGCGATGCTGTAGTCGGTCCCCATCACCCAGTCCCGGCCCGCGAGCCGTTGGTCCAGGACACCGAGCAGCCGCGCTGATTCGGTCGCGTAGCGGTCGCGCGGGCGCTTGTCTTCATAGGCCTTACCGGCGAATTTGTTGAAGAACCCGACCTGGCCGAACATCGGCCCGACTCCGCCCATCTGCCACATCACCCATTGGATCGTTTCATAGCGGGTGTTTGGATCGGCCGAGATGAATTGTCCGGTCTTGTCGGCAAGGTAGAGGAGAATCGCGCCCGATTCGAACAGCGCGAGCGGTGTTCCGCTAGGCCCATCAGGGTCGTAGATTGCGGGAATCTTTCCGTTGGGGTTGAGCGCGAGAAAGGCCGGGTCGTGGGTTTCGTTCGCCATGATGTCGATCCGGTGCGGCTCGTAAGGAAGGCTCGTTTCCTCAAGCATGATGCCGACTTTCACTCCGTTGGGCGTGGAAGTGGAAAAGAGTTGCAGCCGATCGGGATACTGCGCCGGCCAGCGCGCAAAAATTGGATGATCGACGGTCACTTTCTTCCTCCTAGATAAGCGGGCCGCGCCGGGCCGGGGCAAAGGCGAATTCTCCGCCAGGATGCGAGCCGAGCTTGCCCGCTGGTGCATCCAGAAAAGCAGGCAACGATACGGCCGCGGTATGGCATGGGTACCCGGGCACGACCTTGGAAACCAGCTGAGAGACGACGGGATGGATGGGCACTGCCCGCCCCACGCACAGGCCCGCGGGGAAAGCGCCGACAATCCATATGGGAGGGGAGAACCGCTCGCCTTCGCTGCTTCCTCACGGACGAACTCGGATGATCGTTTTCCCGCTGATCCGCCGCGTCGGATTGAAAGCGGCGACAGCCTCGTCAAGGGGCGCGATGTTGCCGATGTTTGTACGCAGTCGTCCGTCCCGTACCCGCTGGACGATCTCACCCAGTTGCGCGCGATCGGACACCAGAACAAAGTCGATCGCCAAGCCGTCGGCGGGCCGCGTTTCGGTCGGCCCGGCGATGGTTACCAACGTTCCTCCGGTTCGAACCAGGCCGGCGGACCGCTTACCGATCTCGCCTCCGATGACGTCGAAAACCAGATGGACTCCGCCGACGCCTTCGAGATCGTCGTTCTCGAGGTCGACGAACTCCTGCGCGCCGAAGTCGAGCGCTTTCTGACGGTCGGCGGCACGTCCCGTGCCGATGACGTAGGCACCGGCCTCTCGTGCGAGCTGCGTCACCATCGAGCCGACCGCGCCGGCCGCGCCGTGCACGAGAACGCTCTGCCCCGCCTGAAGGCGACCGTGCACGAACAGTCCTTGCCAAGCAGTCAGGCCCGGCATCGCCACGGCCGCCCCCACCGAGAACTCGACTTCGCCTGGCAGCGGTGCGAGATTGCGTGCCTCCACTGCCACATACTCGGCCAGGGTGCCGCCGCGATACGAGTCCGAGAGACCGAACACCCGTTGTCCTACCGACAGTCCGGTCGTGCCATAGCCGAGAGCGGTGACAATACCTGCCAGCTCCTGGCCGGGAATCGTCGGCGACCGGTCACGGTCGAGGCGATCGGTCCAGGTCGAAGGCCACGTCAGCTCGCCCGAGGTGAATCCAGACGCATGAACCTGAACGACGACGTCATTTATCGCTGCCTGCGGCTCGGGGCGCTCCACCAGCTTCATCCCGGCCGTTCCCGCAGCCTGGTCCGTCACAACGATCGCTTTCATGGGAATGATCTCCTCTGTCGTTCGTCTCATTGCTGGGTATGTTGCGGCGGTAATCTGCGCTTCAATCCGGATAAAGCGGCGCCCAAGACAGCGACGATTCTCATGACACTGTTCCCTGTACTGGTGAACCGCTAGCGGTCGAACCGTCGGACGTGCTCTTCCCGGTCCTGTCGGTGTGCGGATTGCGTGCACCGAGGAGGGTAAATAGGGTGGCCACGGCGGCAAGTCCGCCGTATCCGAGCGTGATCTGCGGAAGCGAGAACAGGTTGGAAAGTTGCCCGGAGATGAGGCTCGGAAAGGCGGCGCCGCTGTAGCAGAGAAGGTAGATCGCGCTGAAGATTGGTGCCCGTTCGGCGAGCGTGCTGCCGTGCAGCAAGCCGCGTGTGGCGGCGCTGATGGCGATGCCCTGACCGGCACCGGCAACCATGGTCGCGGTGATGAACAACACCAGTGTGCCGGCTAAGATTGCAGTGCTGATGCCGATCATTCCGGCCACGAAGGTGATCATACCGACGCGTTGGGCTACCGCGGATGTGAACCAGCCACCAATGGGAGCGCCGAGAACGCTGGGGGTCATATAGGCAGCGAACACTAGCCCGAGGATCAACGGGCTGCGGGTGTGAAGTTCATCTTGTACAAGCGCAGGCATGAACGCTTGGTAGAAGCCCCCGCTGGCCCAAGTGGCCAGAAACACCGCCGCCGCGACAGGGAGCAGATGCCTGACCCGCGCCGGTACGCTGACCTGGGGTAACAGCGATCGCCAAGCGCCGGGAGTCGGAGTTGCTGTTTCCGGACTGATTGCGACGAGTGCAACAGACAGTAATAGGAAGCAAACGCAGACGAGATAGATGAGTTCGCGCGGCCAGGGGCCGAACTCAACAAGCGCGCCGGATGCTATGGCGCCGATAGCGACGCCGAGCATCGGCCCTTGGCTGGTGACAACGGACGCCAACCATTCCGGTCTTCTGGGTGCCGCATCGACGATGTAGGAGGTCAGACTGCTGCCAGCCAACCCGGTGGCGAGGCCCACGAGGAGCCGACCGGCCAGCAGAGTGTCGATGTCGTGCACATTCAGCAACAGCAGACACCCCAGCAGGAGAAGACCGAGGCTAGTGATCGCAGTGACCCGGCGGCCCAGATGATTGGACAGGCGTCCCAGTACCAACAGTGCGGTTATGGTGCCGACGGCGTACGCGACGACGGCCATCGAAATACCGGCGTTAGTGAACCCGTCTTCTGTCCGGTAGGTGTTGTAAAGGGGGATCGGAGCGGCCGCAGCGGCGAATGAGACCACCAAGGAAACTACCGCTGATAAAAATGCCAGCGCGAGCATTCCGCTCCGGTGAGACTGGCTGATCACTGGTGGCAAGTTTTGCATCGAGTAGCGAATCGGTCGTCTTCCAAAGAATTCGGGCGCGCAGGTCCGAGTTCTCCGGTTGGTTTGCTTCACTAGGTGGCGGTGATATCGGTGCCAAGCTGACGAGTGGCTCCATCGCTGAGAGCTGCCACAGCCGTCCTTTGGTTATTGTCGATCAGGTACTGCCATCGTCGATCCGCGCCGCGGCGTACGACGCCGCTCGCTGAGCCTCCAACGTATTTGCGACTTAGACCTCTGCCATCAATTGACCGATCCAACACGATCAGGGCGAAATCGCCGGCAACGTACACATGACGCGCGCTGGCCTTCAGCGGCAAACCGTACTTGAGATCGCACTCGAGTCGGGCGGCGATTTCGGTGGTAGTAGTTCGTCCGTCACTCGCGATGAGAACGGGCTTTGGGTCATACACTGGTATCATCGCGCTGACCTTGTCGGAGTGAAAACGCTCGAGCAGCGACATCAGGGGTCTCCTGCGCGTGTTGGCTGAAACGGTTGTCCTGGTCGCTATTCGACTGAGTGGCTGTCAAGGTCGCAGCGCGGCACGAAAGTTTCCAATAGCCAGTACTTATGGTTTCCATAGCGGGGGGAATTGTGCGGCGACAGTCCTCAATCCCGTTCCTAGATCAAGGCAAGTTGCTTAGCCGCGACGAAGTCACTTCCGGCGCTAGCGGGATCGGCCGGCCGCCAAGGCTTGAGCAATGCCGATGGTCGCGACCACCTCATTGATTAGAGCGTTGTGTCGGTGCTCTGGTCTGAAGCGTTTGTTCTCGGGCCGGGCAATTGGGCGCTCCCAGCAGAGGGGGTGGCGCGCCAGCTGCTGCGTATGGCTGGGTCGACGAACGCCAGACCTCACTGTCGTCCTTGTGCCGTGTGGCCCAATGGTGTAGTGCAGCCCACGCGGGCGCTCGCCCTTCCGGACGTCCCGACGCTACGGCCGCACCTCGTCCTCGAGCTCCCGTTGTTCGGAAGCCAGACCCACGAAGGCGGAGAGATCCTGCTCTCCGGACAGGTTGACGCGATTGCGATCGATGACGCCGGAGCTATCGACGCGGTCGTCAAATGGATTGCCCCATTAAAACGAGTGAGAACGCGCTCATCCTGAGCTCAGCAGCGCCTGGCCAGGTCGTCGAAGATCTGGCTGAACCACATAGTCAGCTGATGACGGCTCTTCTTGCGCGGATGGATTCAGCGAAGGGAGATCGAGGAGGCCTTCAACAACACCCGAAACGCGGTGGTGGCTGCTACTCAGGGCCAACAGATTCCGGCTGTGTCATCTACGTTAACCGAAAGCGTTGATCTTCGGCCGGCGTGGAGCGGTGCTTCTGTGTCCTCCGTCCGATCTGCAGCTACCGGTCGCCCCGATTGACCAAGCAGATTTTTGCTGACCTCCAAAGATCAAAGGTCAAGGCTGACTTCCCATGGCGGTCGACACGCAACCATCTCCTCCTTGTTTGGAGCCTCCGACGCGCACTGGCTCCGTCTCCTATCGGTGACGCCGTATCACTGAGGGTCTTCCTTCGAGTTTCATGATCATCTGCTCCTGTAATGTCCTCAGCGACCGGGAAGTTCGCCACGCAGTGAAAACACGGCTGACACCGCGCTGCGCAATGCCAAGCAGATCTATGGGCACCTGGGTTGCAGCGCCGAATGCGGCCGCTGCGCGCACACCATGAGGACGATTATCGACGAGGCGTACAGGGAGCGTGTACTAGCCTGTCAGGCTGGCTGCCCGCATGGTGGGACCAAGGATGAATGAGCCCAAACTCGCGTCGAAAATAGCCTAGGTTCCCTTGATTTGCTGGACAGGCGCCTCTCGGTTTCATGTCCAGAAAATGCCCGTCTGCTTGTCCTTCGTCGGAATCGATCTAAACTTGCGAGGGTCAAGAACGGGCCTCAAGTCTTGGAGTTCATCATGCAGGGCGACCCGAAAGTCATCGAGTATCTCAACAAGGCACTGCGTCACGAGCTCACGGCAATTAATCAGTACTGGCTGCACTACCGCTTCCTGAATAATTGGGGTCTCCTAGAGATGGCTAAGGTCTGGCGCAAGGAGTCCATCGAGGAGATGGAGCACGCTGACAAGCTCACCGACCGCATCATCTTCTTCGATGGTTTCCCAAACATGCAGGTGCTCGATCCCCTGCGCATCGGCCAGAACGTCAAGGAGATTATCGAGTGCGATCTCGCCGCGGAGATGAGCGCGCGTGCCCTCTATGAGGAAGCGGCGGCCTATTGCCACAGCGTAAAGGACTACGTCACGCGCGACCTCTTCGAGGAGCTGATGAGCGATGAGGAACATCACATCGACTTCCTCGAAACCCAGCTCGATCTAATCGGCCGCATCGGCCTCGAGCTCTACACCCAGAAGCATGTCGGCGGGCTCAAGGCCGAAGAGCACTGAATTGTTGCGCCGTCCACGGCAATCGAAGAGTGTGGCGACGAGCAGCTGTAGCGATTGGTGCGGCTCACGCTTCAGTTGTGCTCAATCGCAGGCAACCGTGCACTTTGCGACCACGACGTTCCAGCGCCGCGGATGCCGGTTCATGGAGGGCCTTGGTTTCGCCACCGGCAAATAACGAGTTTTCCATGATTGCCGACCGGGTCCGTGCGACGAATGGCCAGGGGTATTCTGTCCATCCTCTCGTCAGAATTGAAACCACTTCAAATTCACGGCTTCTTTCTCCCGCTCATGTCTTTGCTGATCCGCCTTGGGAGGCAGCAAGAGATCAGGGACACATATCGTTGGAAATACGGGCTGATCTCCGGGCCGTAGTAATTAGAAGCGCGCTCGGCGCAATACGATATGCTGCGTGGGCAATTCAGGTTCTCGAGGTCTCATGTCTCAAGTCGACTGGTTGAGTCATCTCCTGCAAATCATCACCGTGACCGGCCAACTCGAGGTCCGCTGCGCTTACGGCGCACCATGGCGTATTAGCTGGCCGAGGGCCGCGGCGAACGAGATCCCCTACCATGTCATAGTCAAGGGCCGTGCCTTTTTCGAAGATCCCAATTCGAGAACGATGCAAGAGCTTGGGAGCGGGGATATCGTGCTGCTCCCTCACGGTTCGGCGCACATGCTGCACGACGGCAGCGGCGAAACGCCGATCAGCACGCACGAAAGCAGGGGCTCCGCAGGATGGATGTTGAGCGAGAACGATGGAGGAGGTGAGCAACTCGATCTGCTGTGCGGGCGGTTTTTCGTCGTGCCACCTCATGATCGACTAATCCGCAACTACCTGCCGACAAATCTGGTAGTGCGGGCCAAGGAAAGCCATGGAGAACAGGACATCACGTCGGCATCGAGGCAACTTTCCGGACTGGTCGCTCTGATGCGAATGGAGTCCGCAGGGGACAGAGCGGGAGGACGCGCCATTCTCAACGCACTGTCTTCGGTCTTATTCACGCTCGTTCTACGCGCCGCGAGCGAATCCGGAAAATCCACCGAAGGCTTGTTGGCCCTTGCTGGCCATCCGAGATTGGCGCCTGCCATTGCGGCGATGTTCGCCGATCCGTCGCGACCTTGGAAGCTTCCCGACCTAGCCGATCTATGCGGCATGTCACGCGCGACATTCATGCGCCAGTTTCAGGATAAGTTAGGTCGCTCCGCCCTCGACCTGTTGACCGATCTGCGCATGAGTATGGCCGCCAACGAACTCAAGAAGCCAAGGATCAGCACGGAAGCTGTGGCTGAGACGGTCGGGTATCAATCCGTTTCGGCCTTCCGGCGTATATTTGCGGAGAGGATGGGCATGACGCCGGGGGAATGGCGCCGACTGGCGCACAACGGCGATGAGTCTGGGTCGTCGCCGCCAGAATGATCCTTTTGAGCATCAATTTGAGCCACTAGAAGCTCGAAACGATCATTCCCGGCGGTAAATTGGGCTCCGTCATCACTTGATAACGGAGCACCCCCAATGAACAACACGACTACAACCGCTGCCGCTGCCGATCGGGAAACCTCCCGTTCGCTTGGGCGGCCGCTGGCAAACGCCGTAATCGAAACCATTCTGAGCCGCAGTGCGGCGAAGTATTACGACTCGACGGCCGTCCTCAGCGACGATCAGATCCGCGACCTCGTGCGGATAGGCACTTCAGCGCCGACATCCTTCCATCTGCAGAACTGGCGCTTCATCGCCGTGCGCTCACCCGAAGCAAAGACACGGCTCCGGCCGATCGCTTGGAACCAGCCCGCAATCACCGAAGCAGCCGTGACCTTCATCGTCGTCGGCCAATTGGCCGATGCCAGCACCGTTCCTGCGCGCCTGGCGCCGGTCGTGGAAGCCGGGATCATGCCAGCACATATGGTGCCGGAATGGGAGGGACCTGCTCGCGGCCTGTACGACAATCAACCGCAGCGCCAGCGTGACGAGGCCGTACGCTCCGCGACCTTCGGCGGCGCAGCCATCATCTATGCAGCCCACTCGCTGGGCCTGGGTTCGACACCGATGATCGGTTTCGATGCAGAGGCCGTGCACAAAGAGTTCGGCCTGGCCGAACATGAAATCCCGGTCATGCTGCTGACCGTCGGACCGGAGCGGCCCGGCAACTGGCCGCAGAAGCCGCGCTTGCCCGTGGCCGACGTGCTGCACTTCGCATAACCAACCCTGAAATCAATCATCCAAGGAGAAATAACATGGCCAGAGCTGCCGCTCTGAAGCCGGAACACGTGCCGGCCGATTCGAAACCAACCCTCGATATGTTCACCAGGAGCATCGGGTTCACGCCAAACATGATGGCGACCTTCGCGCAAAGCCCGATCGCGTTCAACGCATGGGCCGCTCTGCTCGGCTCGTTGAGCAAGGCGCTCGACGTCAAGACGCGCGACAGCATCGGCCTTGCGGTCTCCGAAGTGAACGGCTGCAACTACTGCCTGACGGTGCACAGCTTCACGGCGGAGCACATGGCCAAGCTGCCGGCCGACGACATCATTCTCGCCCGAAAGGGTCATGCCAGGGACCCGAAGCGGGACGCCGCCGTCCAGTTTGCACGCGAGATCATCGAAAGCCGCGGCCATGTCACAGACGCCGATCTGCAAGCCGTCCGCGATGCGGGCTACACGGATGCGAACATCATGGAGATCATCGCGCTCGTGGCCATGTACTCGCTGACGAACTTCTTCAACAACGTGTTCAATCCCGACAAGGACTTCCCCGCTGTGGCACCGGCCGGCTCGATCTGAGTCTGCCAGTAGTATCAACCGCCTCCAAGGAGCCCTGGAGGCGGTTGATGCAAGAGCTTCCTAGCCATTTGGATCGGTCGCATGAATATCCTCCATATTGATAGCAGTTCTCGCCCGAAATCGCATAGCCGAGAGCTTTCGGCCGCGATCGTCAAAAAGCTTCTTCAGGTTGCGCCGGATGCGAGCATCAGGCGGCGTGATCTTGGAGCTGATCCTCTGCCTCTGCCACGGCTGACTACGCGGATACGCTGTCATCGCCGGCCACACTGGCGGCGCCGCTGAAGTCCGCTTTTGACCTTGCCGAAACGCTCATTCGGGAAGTCGAGGCGGCCGATGTGATTGTCATTGGAACGCCAATGCACAACTTCACTATCCCTTCGGTTCTCAAAGCGTGGATCGACCAAGTCCTGCGCGTTGGCCGCACGATGGAGTCGACGCCCGCCGGGAAGGTGGGAATGCTTCCGGATCGTCCGGTTTTTATCGGCGTCGCTTCCGGCGGCGTCTTCACGAGAGAGAGAGCAAATCAGCCTGATTTTCTCACGCCCTATCTGGCGCTGGCACTGAACTCTATTGGGCTGAAGACGCTGCAATTCCTTCCGCTGCAGGCCACCGCGTTTATTGAAGGGGGCCAAGCCCCGCTAGCGAGCGAGAAGGTAATTGACGCTATCGACTTGACAGTCGTGCGAGAGCTTCGAGACGTAGCTGCTTGATCAGCCGTGCTCTCGAGGATCGCAAGACCGTATCGCAATGCTCTCCGTGCTCTGGACAAAGTCGCAGCGGCGGCATTCTGAGGGCCCATGGCAAGCCTTGACAAGCGCCCGTTTAACCTCCGGCTCCCCGCGGGATTATCAACACGAGGTCTTCCGATGATTAGTACGCTTCCGCAAATCGGCGACAGGATCACCGACAAATCAGCATCGCCCGATGAAAGCACCGTTCGCGAATGGATCGGAGCAGATGGCTTCGAATACTGGGCCAAGCTGCGGACCTGGATCGATGAATCCTACCCAGAAGTTTTCGCGCCGGATTGGCTCTACGGTGGAAAGAACCGCGGTTGGTCCCTGCGTTACAAGAAGACCAGGGCGTTCTGCCACCTGGTGCCGGAATTCCGACGAGTTTCAGCTGTGGTGGTCATGGGTAGAGCAGAGCGAGAAAAGTTTGAGAAGCGGCGCTATGTTTGGCACCCGCAATTGATCAAACTCTACGATGACGCGAAAACATACATCGACGGAAAATGGCTAACGATTGCCGTCGCATCGGCAGATGATCTGCATGATGTGACGAACCTTCTGACTATGAAGCGACCGCAAAAGTCGGGCGGTTGAAGATCACAAGAATGCTGGTTTGCCGGGCGATGGCTCACCGGACGCGTACCTAGCGAATGCGGGTGTGGCGATTTAAACCCGGGCGTCTTCGTTGGGCATGGCTTGCTCATCGCCACGATCGTCGCTGGCCTCGCCGTAGGAAAGCCGTTCGGCGTCCTTCTCGCGGCTGCCGCGGCCGTGCGCGCAGGCATAGCTGTGAAACCGAGGAGTACACGTGGTGCAGTTGGCCGGGGCGGGCCCCCTCGTTTCGTCGCCGGGGAGGCGTTTCCGAGCACCACCGACTTTTCGGCCAGGATCGCCATATTCGCTGCGTCGGTTCTTTCGGCAGTCGTTGGGACTGTGCTCGCGCACGGCCTAGCATTACAGTTGTTTTTTTGCTTTGAGGTGCGCGCGCTGAGCCGCAGCCTGGTGAGCTCTACGCCAGAGTGACCATGCGACGATATGTGCGGGTTGGATCCGCTTTCGCGCGAGCCTGACGGCGATGCGGCGGATTTCCTGGATTGACCAACGGATTAGTGACGGCGCGGTCTCGCTTTGTTTTTTTTGGCGGCGGCGGGTTGGCCCGATGGCGGATCGCCGCCATCATGGCGAAGGCGAGCATCACCAGAGAAACGTGGCGATGCCAACCATGCCAGGACCGGGTCTCGTTGTGATCGAGCCCGAACTCGTTTTTTGCGGTCTCGAAGCTATCCTCGATCGCCCAGCGATGGCCTTCGACCGCCACCAGCGTTGCGATGGATGTTCCCGCTGGGCACCATGTGGTGAAGAAGGCGAGATCGCC
This genomic interval from Bradyrhizobium sp. CB82 contains the following:
- a CDS encoding AraC family transcriptional regulator — translated: MSQVDWLSHLLQIITVTGQLEVRCAYGAPWRISWPRAAANEIPYHVIVKGRAFFEDPNSRTMQELGSGDIVLLPHGSAHMLHDGSGETPISTHESRGSAGWMLSENDGGGEQLDLLCGRFFVVPPHDRLIRNYLPTNLVVRAKESHGEQDITSASRQLSGLVALMRMESAGDRAGGRAILNALSSVLFTLVLRAASESGKSTEGLLALAGHPRLAPAIAAMFADPSRPWKLPDLADLCGMSRATFMRQFQDKLGRSALDLLTDLRMSMAANELKKPRISTEAVAETVGYQSVSAFRRIFAERMGMTPGEWRRLAHNGDESGSSPPE
- a CDS encoding NAD(P)H-dependent oxidoreductase, with translation MREVEAADVIVIGTPMHNFTIPSVLKAWIDQVLRVGRTMESTPAGKVGMLPDRPVFIGVASGGVFTRERANQPDFLTPYLALALNSIGLKTLQFLPLQATAFIEGGQAPLASEKVIDAIDLTVVRELRDVAA
- a CDS encoding carboxymuconolactone decarboxylase family protein produces the protein MARAAALKPEHVPADSKPTLDMFTRSIGFTPNMMATFAQSPIAFNAWAALLGSLSKALDVKTRDSIGLAVSEVNGCNYCLTVHSFTAEHMAKLPADDIILARKGHARDPKRDAAVQFAREIIESRGHVTDADLQAVRDAGYTDANIMEIIALVAMYSLTNFFNNVFNPDKDFPAVAPAGSI
- a CDS encoding DUF3788 domain-containing protein is translated as MISTLPQIGDRITDKSASPDESTVREWIGADGFEYWAKLRTWIDESYPEVFAPDWLYGGKNRGWSLRYKKTRAFCHLVPEFRRVSAVVVMGRAEREKFEKRRYVWHPQLIKLYDDAKTYIDGKWLTIAVASADDLHDVTNLLTMKRPQKSGG
- a CDS encoding NADP-dependent oxidoreductase, with product MKAIVVTDQAAGTAGMKLVERPEPQAAINDVVVQVHASGFTSGELTWPSTWTDRLDRDRSPTIPGQELAGIVTALGYGTTGLSVGQRVFGLSDSYRGGTLAEYVAVEARNLAPLPGEVEFSVGAAVAMPGLTAWQGLFVHGRLQAGQSVLVHGAAGAVGSMVTQLAREAGAYVIGTGRAADRQKALDFGAQEFVDLENDDLEGVGGVHLVFDVIGGEIGKRSAGLVRTGGTLVTIAGPTETRPADGLAIDFVLVSDRAQLGEIVQRVRDGRLRTNIGNIAPLDEAVAAFNPTRRISGKTIIRVRP
- a CDS encoding MFS transporter; the encoded protein is MLALAFLSAVVSLVVSFAAAAAPIPLYNTYRTEDGFTNAGISMAVVAYAVGTITALLVLGRLSNHLGRRVTAITSLGLLLLGCLLLLNVHDIDTLLAGRLLVGLATGLAGSSLTSYIVDAAPRRPEWLASVVTSQGPMLGVAIGAIASGALVEFGPWPRELIYLVCVCFLLLSVALVAISPETATPTPGAWRSLLPQVSVPARVRHLLPVAAAVFLATWASGGFYQAFMPALVQDELHTRSPLILGLVFAAYMTPSVLGAPIGGWFTSAVAQRVGMITFVAGMIGISTAILAGTLVLFITATMVAGAGQGIAISAATRGLLHGSTLAERAPIFSAIYLLCYSGAAFPSLISGQLSNLFSLPQITLGYGGLAAVATLFTLLGARNPHTDRTGKSTSDGSTASGSPVQGTVS
- a CDS encoding glutathione S-transferase N-terminal domain-containing protein: MTVDHPIFARWPAQYPDRLQLFSTSTPNGVKVGIMLEETSLPYEPHRIDIMANETHDPAFLALNPNGKIPAIYDPDGPSGTPLALFESGAILLYLADKTGQFISADPNTRYETIQWVMWQMGGVGPMFGQVGFFNKFAGKAYEDKRPRDRYATESARLLGVLDQRLAGRDWVMGTDYSIADISLLGWVRNLIGFYEARDLVGFNRFLHVQAWLTRGLTRPAVQRGLQVTAG
- a CDS encoding nitroreductase family protein, yielding MANAVIETILSRSAAKYYDSTAVLSDDQIRDLVRIGTSAPTSFHLQNWRFIAVRSPEAKTRLRPIAWNQPAITEAAVTFIVVGQLADASTVPARLAPVVEAGIMPAHMVPEWEGPARGLYDNQPQRQRDEAVRSATFGGAAIIYAAHSLGLGSTPMIGFDAEAVHKEFGLAEHEIPVMLLTVGPERPGNWPQKPRLPVADVLHFA
- the bfr gene encoding bacterioferritin, which gives rise to MQGDPKVIEYLNKALRHELTAINQYWLHYRFLNNWGLLEMAKVWRKESIEEMEHADKLTDRIIFFDGFPNMQVLDPLRIGQNVKEIIECDLAAEMSARALYEEAAAYCHSVKDYVTRDLFEELMSDEEHHIDFLETQLDLIGRIGLELYTQKHVGGLKAEEH
- a CDS encoding NAD(P)H-dependent oxidoreductase yields the protein MNILHIDSSSRPKSHSRELSAAIVKKLLQVAPDASIRRRDLGADPLPLPRLTTRIRCHRRPHWRRR